CACGCTTACTCATGCGCACAGGCTCGCCATTCTTGAATAGATGCACCAATTGGCACAGCTTGATATCCACGCTGGCTGTTTTATCGGAAAGCGCGGCGGTCATCGCTTCCATACGTTTTACATAACCGCCATGGTCAGCACCAAACATATAAATCAGCGTGGTGAAGCCGCGATTAATTTTATCAAGCGTTAGCCCCAAGTCGCCCGCGAAATAGGTGCGTGCGCCATTGGCTTTTTCGACCGTGCGGTCGGAGTCATCGCCAAACTCGGTGGCGCGGAATAATAACTGCTCTTCGGGTTCCCAATCGTCAGGGGTTTCGCCTTTTGGCGCTTCCAGCACACCGCGATAAATATGGCCGCCAGCCTTGAGTTTATCGATTGCCTTATCGACCATTTTGTCGGCGTGAAGTTTAGCTTCAGACGTGAAGACGTCATGAAAAATGCCAAGGTCAGCAAGGTCATGCTTGATGAGCTTCATCATTTCTTCGATGGCGATTTGCTTGATACGCGGGTCGCCCTCTTTCACATCGGCACCGAGTTGCGTTTTTATAGTTTCACCCGCCGCTTTTAGATATTCACCGGGGTATAGCCCCTCAGGAATCTCACCAATCGTTTCGCCGCAAGCCTCGCGGTAACGCAGGAATGCCGATTTCGCGAGCACTTCGACCTGCCCGCCCGCATCGTTGATGTAATATTCTTTGGTAACGTCATAGCCCGCTTTGAGCAGCAAGCGCGCCAACGCATCGCCATAGACTGCACCGCGCGCATGACCGATATGGAGTGGGCCCGTAGGATTCGCCGACACATATTCGACATTCACTTTGCCAAAATGCTTGCCAACCTGTGAGTCACCGAAGGCTGTTCCTTGTTCTAGAATAATAGGCAAAACATTGCGCCATGCAGAGACATCCAGCGTCATGTTGATGAAACCTGGGCCTGCGATATCCACCTTCAGCACGCCTTTGATTTTTTCAAGTTCTGGCTTGATTGCATCAGCAATTTCGCGAGGCTTCTTACCTGTTTGTCCTGGCAAAATCATCGCGGCGTTCGTTGCCAAATCCCCATGCGACGCGTCGCGCGGCGGCTCAAGCGTGAGCTTGGTTAGATCCACGTTCGGGAAGACGCTGGTAACGGCTTGCACCACCGCGTCACGATATTGATTAAAAATATTCATTTAACTCTTTGCATTCGGGTCAAAAATACGCGCGTGTTCCTCTAGGGCAAAACGGTCGGTCATGCCAGCGATAAAATCGGCAACAATCTCCGCCGTGCGCTGGGTGCGAGGCCCGTCTGTCTGCGCATACCAGACCGTGGGGAGGCAATTGGGCTCATTATGGAAGAATTGGAAGAGTTCCTTGATGACTCTTTTTGCCTTTGACGACATGCGATTTACTTTAAAATGTCGATACATGTGCTTGAAAAGATAGGATTTTATGGAGCGGTTAACCTCATCCATCTCCTGAGAGAAGCTGACGAGCGGCATACCAAGCTGGCGGACATTATCAGCGCTGGCGATGCGGTGCTGGTTGATGCGCAATTTGGTGGTGGTTAACACGTCGGCCACCATGCGGCTAATCAGGCGACGAATCACCTCATGCGATTGACGCTGGTTAGAGAGCATTGGATGCTGCATCCGCACTTCCTCGATGATGTCGCCCAGCAGTGGCAGACCAATCAAATCCTCTAAGCGGAAGAAGCCCGCACGCAGCCCGTCGTCCAAGTCGTGGTTATTATAGGCGATGTCGTCGGCAATCGTGGCGACTTGTGCTTCGGCGCTGGCGTAGCTGTGCAGCTCCAAGTCTTGTTGTTCGGCATATTGTTTGAGCGCACGCGGTATGGGCTTGGCGTTCGGCGTTCCCACCAATGGGCCATTATGTTTGGCGATACCCTCCAGCGTTTCCCATGTGAGGTTGAGACCGTCAAAATCCGCGTAGCGCTGCTCAAGCTGCGTTAAAATGCGTATCGTCTGCGCGTTATGATCAAAGCCGCCATTATCACGCATGGCTTCGTTTAACCCCTCTTCGCCTGCGTGACCAAACGGCGTATGCCCCAAATCATGCGCTAAGGCCAACGCCTCGGCCAAATCTTCATTGAGCTTAAGGTTGCGCGCCAAGGTGCGCGCCAATTGCGACACCTCAAGCGAGTGCGTGAGGCGATTGCGGTAATGGTCACCCTCGTGATTCACGAAGACTTGCGTCTTATATTCCAGCCTGCGGAATGCCACAGAGTGAATGATACGGTCACGATCACGCTGGTGCGGCGTGCGCATGGTGCATTCTTTTTCGGCGATTAAACGTCCACGCGTATCGGCGGGGTGAGTTGCATAGGGCGCAAGGCCGTCGTCGGGTGCTTTTTTCATGTTTCCTGCTTAGCAAAGCTGTGTGTCACAGGCAACCATTGCAGTTCTGGCAAGGCTACATTACATTACTCTGTATGACAGCGTTGCAATTCAACATTTCCGAGTCGGCTAAAGCGCGTATCAACAAGATACTTGTGGGTGAGCCTGAAGGCTCGCGCCTGCGTGTTTCCGTTAAGGGCGGTGGCTGCTCTGGGTTTCAGTATATGCTCGATTTCGATACGCAACTGAATGACGACGACATGCAGTTCGGCACCGTGGTAGTGGATACGACATCGCTGGAGCTGCTCAAAGAATCAACGCTCGATTATGTTGAATCACTCGGTTCGGCAGCCTTTGAAATCAAAAATCCCAACGCTACGGCTAAATGCGGCTGCGGCAATAGCTTCAGCGTTTAGTACTTAGCCTTTTCCAGCACGTCCTGAAGATTTCCTAGAACCTGTGACATCTAAAGCTTTATTAAGCTCGCGCTCGCTTTCAAAATGACTCAACAAAGAGTCGAGTTCAACCGACCATCGCAGTGAGTCACTATCTTTGCCTGCATGAACGATTCTTTTTGACCCAACGCCTTGATCGAGCAGTTCTTTTCGTCCCTCGTCGGTAACAAAAATAGCCAAGATTCCTGAACTTTCTTCATTCATCAGCACGCTTAAATTTCCATGCTTTCTGAGCCTGCGACACAACTCTTTAATGCCATGCATTATTCTGTCCTCAGTTGTTTAAACCATTGCCAGTTTATAATAGAGCAGTTTTATGTGAAGGTTTAATGAAGATGTTTTGATTATCGACGATCCCATCAGCTATAGTCTGGCTATGTCCAAATTAATTATCACCACCTTCAACGTTAACTCCATTAAGGCGCGGTTGCCCAACGTGCTGGCGTGGCTGGATGCGGCGAAGCCGGACATTGTGCTGGTACAAGAATTAAAGTGCGAGACGGACGCGTTCCCGCGTATGGAATTTGAAGATAAGGGCTATAACCTCGCTATCCATGGCCAGAAAACTTATAATGGCGTGGCGATTTTTTCGAAATTCCCCATCGATGATGTCATCACGCGATTACCTGGTGACGATGCTGACGAGCAAGCGCGTTACATTGAAGCGGTGGTGAGCTTAAAGGGCAAAGCGATACGTGTTGCTTCAGCCTATGTGCCGAATGGTCAGGAAGTGGGCTCCGACAAATTCGCTTACAAACTCAAATTTTATGAGCGCTTGCGTGCGCATTGGCAGCAGACATTAAAACATCATGAAGTCGCCATATTAGGTGGTGACTTTAACGTTGCGCCCTTCCCTATTGATGTGCTTGACCACAAATCGCAAGACGGCTCGGTGTGCTATCACCCTGCGGAGCGCGAACAGTTACGCGCCCTTATGAATCTCGGACTTTATGACGCGTTTCGCATGAAGCACCCCGATACCAAGCAATTTAGCTGGTGGGATTATCGCGGCGGTGGTTATGAGCGCGGCAATGGTATGCGTATTGATCACTTGCTGCTCTCACCTTACGCCGTGGATGTATTGCAGGATGCCTGGATTGATGAAGAGCCGCGTAAGCAGGAAAAACCATCCGACCATGCGCCAGTGCTGGCTAAATTAGAAATCTGATTTTTGTGCGTAAGGTAGCGAGCTAGGCGCGCTTAGAAAGTCGTCTTCACCCTTCTTTTCGGGAGCGACTGCAACTTTCAAATTAGAAGATTGCAAAGATGGTAATTCATTTGCAATTTGTTCACGCGCTGCGACGCGGCTTGGCGGCAATGCATAACTGTCGCGCGGTAGTGGACGCACCATATTACGGCCACCGTTCTTCGCTTCGTACAACGCAAGGTCAGCACGCTTGAGGAGCGTTTCTGGCGTATCGCTTGGCTCCATCGTCGCGTAGCCAATACTGATCGTTTTACTCAAAAATTCTTGCGGTGCGGAAATTTTGAATGGCGTATTTTCGACCGCTTTGCGCAAACGCTCGGACGCTTCATAGCCACGCGCTGAATCTGTTTCTGGCATGAGGATTACGAACTCTTCGCCGCCGTAGCGCGCCGCCAAATCGGCCGAACGAATCGTTCGAACGATGATTTCCGAAAGTTGAATGAGCACTTCATCGCCCACGTCATGGCCGAACGTGTCATTCACTTGCTTGAAGTGATCCATATCCATAATCACAACAGAAAGAGGGCGCCTCGTTTCACCTGCCTGACGCACGAGGTTTTTCAAGTGTGTGTCGAGATAGTGGCGATTATAGAGCTTGGTCAAACCGTCTGTCACCGCCATGGAGACGGATTCTTGATAATTGGATTTCAGTGCTTCCTGATATTTTTTGCGGCGTATTTGCGTTTTAACGCGCGCGAACATTTCATTATAATCTACGGGCGACACCAGATAGTCGTTCACCCCTAAATCCAAGCCTTTGAGCATTAGGTGCTGCTCTTCCTCATCCACCATCATGATGATGGGCACATGGCGCACTGCCTCGATTGCTTTGAATTGCGTGGCGAGACGAAGCCCGTCAATATCCGCAAGCTGCATGGAGATGAGAATCAAATCGAGCGGCGCGGTCTTCGCGTGCTCCAGACCTTCTTTATGATCCGTGAACATTTTGACCTTATAGCCCGCATTCGTCAGCTTATCATTCGTGCGCTTGGACTGCACAATATCATCATCAATCACCATGATGTGTGAGCCAGAAACATCAAAATTTGCACCATATTGCTCAGGCGACATACCTAGCTGCGTGCCTGATTTATCGCGCAACCGCAGCTCGTCGATGAGTACTTTGATGCGTACGAGCGAGCGTACACGCGCAAAGAGCGCCGTATCGTTAATTGGCTTCGTTACGAAATCGTCCGCACCAGATTCAAGACCCTCCACGCGCGCCGATTGGTCGGAGAGCGCCGTTACCATCACCACAGGAATGTGAGAAATTTCTGGGTCTTTTTTCATCTGGCGACAGGTTTCGAACCCGTCCATGCCTGGCATCATCACATCAAGCAGGATCAGATCAGGCTTTTTGTCTTTGGTTTGCTGAATGCATTCATAGCCGTCTTTGGCGGTGATAACGTCATAATATTCGTTACTAAGCTTTGCTTCGAGCAGCTTGATATTCGCGGGCACATCGTCCACCACCAGAATCAGGCCCGTCATGCTTCAACCCCTTCGAGTAGGCGACGAATCGTAGCGAGGAACTGGTCAATCGCGATGGGCTTGGAAAGATACGCCTCGCAGCCAGCTTGCATGATTTTTTCTTCGTCGTCTTTCATGGCGAAGGCCGTAACGGCGACGACTGGGATATGCTGGATTTGCGCATCTGCCTTGATTTTTTTGGTGATGTCGAGGCCCGAGATTTCTGGCAACTGAATATCCATCAAAATCAAATCGGGCATCATATTGCGGGTGAGCGAGATTGCCTCTAGCCCTTCACGCGTTTCGACTGTCTCATAGCCATTCGCACCTAAAAGATCGCGAAAAAGCTTTAAGTTCAGATCATTATCTTCAACAATCAGGATGCGTTTGCTCATAGAGCGAATACTATAAACAGTAAAAACCTGTTTTTCAAAGGCTTTTCTTTTTATGTATTGGTGCCCAGGACTGGACTCGAACCAGCACGCCTCGCGGCGCTAGCACCTGAAGCTAGTGCGTCTACCAATTCCGCCACCTGGGCACTTCAGGAAGTGCGCGGTATAGCAACGTGCAAAGTCACTGTCAAACTTGCATTTTCGCTGCGGCTTGCTATGCCATGCACTTCAAAGAGGTTCTCTCATGTCTTCACCGATTGTTACTATTGTCGGCGGCTCAGGGTTTGTTGGCCGCCATACCGTTAAACGGTTTGCGGACGCTGGCTGGCGCGTCAATATTCTATGCCGCGACATTATCGCTGCCGAATTCCTGAAAACCGCAGGAACTGTGGGGCAAATCGTGCTTCAGCGCGTCGATATTACCAAACCTGAAGCCCTAGAAGGCAAATTTGCTGGCTCGGACGTGGTGATTAACCTCGTCAGCATCCTGTATCAATCAGGCAACCAGAAGTTTGAGGCCATTAACGTGAAAGGCGCGCAGCTCATTGCTGAGCATGCTAAAAAGGCAGGCGCCAAGAAATTCATTCAGATCTCGGCGCTTAGCCCTAACCCAGACTCACGCTATGGCCATACCAAACTGGCAGGTGAAGAGGCAGTTCGCGCTAAATTTCCGAATGCGACGATTCTGCGCCCTTCACTTATCATCGGGCCAGAGGACGGATTTTTCCAACGTTTTGGCCGCATGAGCTTGATCGCGCCTGCCCTGCCCCTTATTGCTG
This sequence is a window from Alphaproteobacteria bacterium. Protein-coding genes within it:
- a CDS encoding arginine--tRNA ligase, producing the protein MNIFNQYRDAVVQAVTSVFPNVDLTKLTLEPPRDASHGDLATNAAMILPGQTGKKPREIADAIKPELEKIKGVLKVDIAGPGFINMTLDVSAWRNVLPIILEQGTAFGDSQVGKHFGKVNVEYVSANPTGPLHIGHARGAVYGDALARLLLKAGYDVTKEYYINDAGGQVEVLAKSAFLRYREACGETIGEIPEGLYPGEYLKAAGETIKTQLGADVKEGDPRIKQIAIEEMMKLIKHDLADLGIFHDVFTSEAKLHADKMVDKAIDKLKAGGHIYRGVLEAPKGETPDDWEPEEQLLFRATEFGDDSDRTVEKANGARTYFAGDLGLTLDKINRGFTTLIYMFGADHGGYVKRMEAMTAALSDKTASVDIKLCQLVHLFKNGEPVRMSKRAGNFVTVRDVLDEVGKDILRFVMLMRKTNQDMEFDFDKVKEQSKENPVFYVQYAHARCKSLLRMAAEQAPDALNAAPDFSVLTHPAEMALIKKLAEWPRQVEQAAAAHEPHRIIYYLQELASAFHGLWNVGSTDAEIRFILPDAPQQTTARLALARAMANVVASGLAVCGVQPVEELRG
- a CDS encoding deoxyguanosinetriphosphate triphosphohydrolase, whose translation is MKKAPDDGLAPYATHPADTRGRLIAEKECTMRTPHQRDRDRIIHSVAFRRLEYKTQVFVNHEGDHYRNRLTHSLEVSQLARTLARNLKLNEDLAEALALAHDLGHTPFGHAGEEGLNEAMRDNGGFDHNAQTIRILTQLEQRYADFDGLNLTWETLEGIAKHNGPLVGTPNAKPIPRALKQYAEQQDLELHSYASAEAQVATIADDIAYNNHDLDDGLRAGFFRLEDLIGLPLLGDIIEEVRMQHPMLSNQRQSHEVIRRLISRMVADVLTTTKLRINQHRIASADNVRQLGMPLVSFSQEMDEVNRSIKSYLFKHMYRHFKVNRMSSKAKRVIKELFQFFHNEPNCLPTVWYAQTDGPRTQRTAEIVADFIAGMTDRFALEEHARIFDPNAKS
- a CDS encoding iron-sulfur cluster assembly accessory protein, whose amino-acid sequence is MTALQFNISESAKARINKILVGEPEGSRLRVSVKGGGCSGFQYMLDFDTQLNDDDMQFGTVVVDTTSLELLKESTLDYVESLGSAAFEIKNPNATAKCGCGNSFSV
- the xth gene encoding exodeoxyribonuclease III; translation: MSKLIITTFNVNSIKARLPNVLAWLDAAKPDIVLVQELKCETDAFPRMEFEDKGYNLAIHGQKTYNGVAIFSKFPIDDVITRLPGDDADEQARYIEAVVSLKGKAIRVASAYVPNGQEVGSDKFAYKLKFYERLRAHWQQTLKHHEVAILGGDFNVAPFPIDVLDHKSQDGSVCYHPAEREQLRALMNLGLYDAFRMKHPDTKQFSWWDYRGGGYERGNGMRIDHLLLSPYAVDVLQDAWIDEEPRKQEKPSDHAPVLAKLEI
- a CDS encoding PleD family two-component system response regulator, which translates into the protein MTGLILVVDDVPANIKLLEAKLSNEYYDVITAKDGYECIQQTKDKKPDLILLDVMMPGMDGFETCRQMKKDPEISHIPVVMVTALSDQSARVEGLESGADDFVTKPINDTALFARVRSLVRIKVLIDELRLRDKSGTQLGMSPEQYGANFDVSGSHIMVIDDDIVQSKRTNDKLTNAGYKVKMFTDHKEGLEHAKTAPLDLILISMQLADIDGLRLATQFKAIEAVRHVPIIMMVDEEEQHLMLKGLDLGVNDYLVSPVDYNEMFARVKTQIRRKKYQEALKSNYQESVSMAVTDGLTKLYNRHYLDTHLKNLVRQAGETRRPLSVVIMDMDHFKQVNDTFGHDVGDEVLIQLSEIIVRTIRSADLAARYGGEEFVILMPETDSARGYEASERLRKAVENTPFKISAPQEFLSKTISIGYATMEPSDTPETLLKRADLALYEAKNGGRNMVRPLPRDSYALPPSRVAAREQIANELPSLQSSNLKVAVAPEKKGEDDFLSAPSSLPYAQKSDF
- a CDS encoding response regulator; this encodes MSKRILIVEDNDLNLKLFRDLLGANGYETVETREGLEAISLTRNMMPDLILMDIQLPEISGLDITKKIKADAQIQHIPVVAVTAFAMKDDEEKIMQAGCEAYLSKPIAIDQFLATIRRLLEGVEA
- a CDS encoding complex I NDUFA9 subunit family protein, which encodes MSSPIVTIVGGSGFVGRHTVKRFADAGWRVNILCRDIIAAEFLKTAGTVGQIVLQRVDITKPEALEGKFAGSDVVINLVSILYQSGNQKFEAINVKGAQLIAEHAKKAGAKKFIQISALSPNPDSRYGHTKLAGEEAVRAKFPNATILRPSLIIGPEDGFFQRFGRMSLIAPALPLIAGGHTRFQPVTVENVATAIFTAATSDVAGKTFELAGPKTYSMKELLKLMLSLTGRKKCLISIPAPIASLMGWVSELLPLPPQITRDQVRLLKTDNVASADALQLKDLGIAPTAIESVLPTLLERFNAR